From Fusarium poae strain DAOMC 252244 chromosome Unknown contig_3, whole genome shotgun sequence, one genomic window encodes:
- the FpAPS12 gene encoding Cytochrome b5-like reductase, which translates to MLQQPELQDILLCSVDARNLQSVVPSRLARSALAIAKAMIDEASLAQSQGLGLPRERQDLVNLLYRTSRGDWFIQGDYRDPDSHLEFGRLHEVTRTNGTQRSVQEIFECFSGLSWLQRIPILHRNLPSTSEILCTAYTDLQVAMAMARDELFSMVIDEPVWGLTFAKVSKGVGFCTIGAGGADCPMFRMMDALCGRVDNVNQAALLQELDFRSRFFPPTIRALINDLATAPSIRHFINSGEANYELAQAFKAMEQIRYDLYEMHRKKAMRIALALRAGQQATSSGTQNASSPEKHIAMTLSAAIGVRFGQDATNPQVDAFAWSSPLLRSEGGQVQAARIQLVFSTPLAVSPGDSLNIAVEVKQGEWHVRTYSITHAFARRKTSKTKGQVCQAVGSVEICVRNKGEVSSFLCNQETGFPVRVMIKPAPHFRIAGNSSPDEQTLFIAQGGAVGVFLAWLSWQDQLVGTYKLIVGARDYNMLAYASQLQKISSSFSNHLKVLVALSKPAPGDIRKLVSGRLKAFTGRVTTHLDFALSSNPTTTYVCGSSSFALGVVHCLSKSITRTEVAKPSRLRPIVTSRLPNLRLHVAASVERPLDKPLLRPITMAELTLHNSPGDLWIALGDLVYDITAVPRFHPGGEKVLIYRAGRQAQDVFETVHDGCYMTNSLLNEMVIGRLVSSGEGFQEWEDLLDKIVEIQNDLTNHSRFEQTPTGYSRQLSQSPPVEVLRASMDCFTKGWASLLNRVGADDMERCRLRSTYEKTNSALHTHLRQVYDMDFDRVHRYAEALRKVFDAHALTTGRIHGVIDEIKRHIVDCLYQRKQPQLSILDNSTASIVLSMEETVKYY; encoded by the coding sequence ATGCTTCAACAGCCGGAGCTACAAGATATATTACTTTGCTCCGTGGACGCCCGAAATCTTCAATCAGTTGTCCCCAGTCGGCTGGCCCGATCGGCACTTGCTATAGCAAAAGCAATGATTGATGAGGCGAGCCTTGCCCAGTCTCAAGGATTAGGTTTACCTAGAGAAAGGCAAGACTTGGTGAACCTTCTATATCGGACAAGCCGAGGGGATTGGTTTATTCAAGGGGACTACCGCGATCCGGACAGCCACCTAGAATTTGGGCGACTTCACGAGGTCACGCGCACAAACGGAACTCAAAGAAGCGTACAGGAGATCTTTGAGTGTTTCAGTGGACTCTCATGGTTGCAGCGCATACCGATACTCCACCGAAATCTCCCTTCAACCTCTGAGATTCTATGCACTGCATATACCGATCTTCAAGTAGCTATGGCTATGGCTCGGGACGAACTTTTTTCCATGGTGATTGATGAGCCAGTCTGGGGGCTGACGTTTGCAAAGGTCTCAAAAGGCGTTGGCTTCTGTACCATCGGTGCAGGTGGTGCAGATTGCCCCATGTTCCGGATGATGGACGCTCTTTGCGGAAGAGTAGACAATGTCAACCAAGCTGCTCTCCTTCAAGAGCTTGACTTTCGCTCGCGCTTCTTTCCTCCAACCATCCGCGCCCTGATTAATGATTTAGCGACTGCTCCATCAATTAGGCACTTTATAAACTCGGGAGAGGCTAACTACGAACTCGCGCaagcttttaaagctatGGAACAAATCCGCTACGACCTTTACGAGATGCACCGCAAGAAGGCTATGCGTATCGCTTTGGCCCTCCGAGCTGGTCAACAGGCTACATCTTCGGGAACACAGAATGCTTCATCGCCAGAAAAGCACATTGCTATGACATTGAGTGCCGCCATTGGTGTGCGATTTGGACAAGACGCAACCAATCCTCAGGTGGATGCATTTGCCTGGTCATCGCCTCTACTACGCAGCGAGGGTGGTCAGGTACAAGCAGCCCGAATTCAGCTTGTGTTTTCTACCCCACTTGCTGTTAGTCCTGGAGATAGTTTGAATATTGCGGTTGAAGTTAAGCAAGGGGAATGGCATGTCCGCACATACTCCATCACTCATGCATTCGCCCGACGAAAGACTTCTAAGACGAAAGGCCAAGTATGCCAGGCTGTGGGCTCCGTTGAGATCTGCGTAAGGAACAAGGGAGAAGTCTCGTCTTTTCTGTGCAACCAAGAAACCGGGTTTCCAGTACGAGTCATGATTAAACCGGCCCCCCACTTCCGCATTGCCGGTAACAGTTCGCCAGACGAGCAGACTTTGTTCATTGCCCAGGGCGGTGCGGTTGGTGTTTTTCTGGCGTGGCTCTCATGGCAAGATCAGCTCGTGGGAACTTATAAGCTTATTGTTGGCGCTCGCGACTACAATATGCTTGCTTATGCCAGCCAACTTCAAAAGATCTCAAGCTCCTTCAGCAACCATTTGAAGGTTCTCGTTGCACTCTCTAAGCCTGCACCCGGGGATATCCGGAAACTCGTTTCGGGGAGGCTGAAGGCTTTTACAGGGAGAGTCACCACTCATCTCGATTTCGCCCTTTCGAGCAACCCCACAACTACGTATGTGTGTGGCTCTTCATCCTTTGCACTTGGCGTCGTCCATTGCCTCTCCAAGAGCATTACTAGGACAGAGGTTGCTAAGCCATCGAGACTTCGCCCAATAGTAACCTCTAGACTACCCAATCTGAGGCTACACGTCGCTGCCTCCGTCGAAAGACCTTTGGATAAACCTCTTCTGCGGCCGATTACGATGGCAGAACTGACACTACACAACTCACCAGGAGATCTTTGGATTGCTCTTGGAGACCTGGTTTATGATATCACTGCGGTCCCCCGCTTCCACCCCGGTGGAGAAAAGGTCCTGATTTACCGTGCAGGGCGTCAGGCTCAAGATGTTTTCGAAACAGTGCACGATGGCTGCTACATGACCAACTCGTTGCTGAACGAGATGGTAATTGGCCGTTTAGTTTCGTCAGGGGAAGGATTCCAGGAGTGGGAAGACTTGCTTGACAAGATTGTTGAAATTCAGAATGACTTGACCAACCATAGTCGTTTCGAGCAGACACCCACTGGTTACAGTCGCCAATTAAGTCAATCTCCTCCTGTAGAGGTTCTTCGAGCATCGATGGACTGTTTCACCAAAGGGTGGGCTTCACTTTTGAATCGAGTCGGCGCCGATGACATGGAAAGGTGCCGTCTCCGCTCAACCTACGAAAAGACAAACTCGGCGCTTCATACACATCTGAGACAAGTGTATGATATGGACTTCGATCGCGTTCATCGTTACGCAGAGGCTTTGCGCAAGGTTTTCGACGCACATGCTCTCACAACGGGCAGAATTCACGGCGTTATAGATGAGATAAAGAGGCACATCGTTGACTGTCTGTATCAACGAAAACAGCCACAGCTTTCAATACTTGATAATTCTACAGCAAGCATTGTTTTATCAATGGAAGAGACT